The following proteins are encoded in a genomic region of Miscanthus floridulus cultivar M001 unplaced genomic scaffold, ASM1932011v1 fs_794_1_2, whole genome shotgun sequence:
- the LOC136533156 gene encoding eukaryotic translation initiation factor 5A-like yields MSDSEEHHFESKADAGASKTYPQQAGTVRKNGFLVIKGRPCKVVEVSTSKTGKHGHAKCHFVAIDIFNGKKLEDIVPSSHNCDIPHVNRTEYQLIDISEDGFVSLLTSDGNTKDDLRLPTDDTLVAQIKEGFESGKDLVVTVQSAMGEEQICALKDIGPK; encoded by the exons ATGTCGGACTCGGAGGAGCACCACTTCGAATCAAAGGCCGACGCTGGTGCGTCCAAGACCTACCCGCAGCAGGCTGGCACCGTCCGCAAGAACGGCTTCCTCGTCATCAAGGGCCGTCCCTGCAAG GTTGTGGAGGTTTCTACCTCAAAGACTGGTAAGCATGGCCACGCCAAATGCCACTTTGTTGCCATAGACATATTCAACGGGAAAAAGCTTGAAGATATTGTTCCTTCTTCACACAACTGTGAC atTCCGCATGTGAACCGTACTGAGTATCAGCTGATTGACATATCAGAGGATGGATTT GTGAGCCTTCTTACTTCAGATGGCAACACTAAGGATGATCTTAGACTCCCAACTGATGATACTCTCGTGGCCCAG ATTAAGGAAGGGTTTGAAAGCGGGAAGGATCTTGTTGTGACCGTCCAGTCTGCTATGGGGGAGGAGCAGATCTGCGCGTTGAAGGATATTGGCCCCAAGTAA
- the LOC136533155 gene encoding probable mitochondrial saccharopine dehydrogenase-like oxidoreductase At5g39410: MAPPEPEVFDVVIFGASGFTGKYVIREALKFLNSSSTSPLRSLAVAGRSRDRVAAALRWAAAPAPPPEDVPILAADTSDPASLAALAARARVVLSCAGPFRLHGHAVAAACAAAGADCLDISGEPEFMERVEAELHEPAARTGSLIVSACGFDSVPAELGFLFHSRQWEPPSALVSVEAYVYLQSTKRIVGNIGTYESAVLGVANAAQLQALRRSRPRRPRPNIPGPPPPKGSLIEGQNPLGMWAMKLPSADTVVLKRTLSTLTEHPEGLPGAEETPEYAEHRKKFWSSVKPAHFGVKIASRSLMMLVRFIFTGIFIGLLANFSFGRSLLLKYPEFFSTGMFRRAGPTEEEVKSASFKMWFVGHGYSNVDSSLELGRSKPDKEVITKVSGPEIGYITTPIVLVQCALVLLSQRANLPKGGVYTPGAVFGPTDLRQRLQENGLSFEVNATRAMR; the protein is encoded by the exons ATGGCGCCGCCGGAGCCGGAGGTGTTCGACGTCGTCATCTTCGGGGCCTCGGGCTTCACCGGCAAGTACGTCATCCGCGAGGCCCTCAAGTTCCTCaactcctcctccacctccccgcTCCGCTCCCTCGCGGTCGCCGGCCGCAGCCGGGACCGCGTCGCGGCCGCGCTGCGCTGGGCCGCGGCCCCGGCGCCGCCGCCCGAGGACGTGCCCATCCTCGCCGCCGACACCTCCGACCCGGCCTCCCTCGCGGCGctcgccgcccgcgcccgcgtcGTGCTCTCCTGCGCGGGGCCCTTCCGCCTCCACGGCCACGCCGTGGCGGCGGCCTGCGCTGCCGCGGGCGCCGACTGCCTCGACATCTCCGGGGAGCCCGAGTTCATGGAGCGCGTCGAGGCCGAGCTCCACGAGCCCGCCGCCAGGACCGGCTCGCTCATTGTCTCCGCCTGCGGGTTCGACTCCGTCCCCGCCGAGCTCGGCTTCCTGTTCCACTCCAGGCAGTGGGAACCACCGTCCGCGCTGGTCTCCGTGGAGGCGTACGTGTACCTGCAGTCGACCAAGAGGATCGTCGGGAACATCGGCACCTACGAGTCGGCCGTGCTCGGGGTGGCCAACGCCGCCCAGCTGCAGGCGCTGCGCCGGTCCAGGCCCAGGCGACCCAGGCCCAAT ATTCCAGGCCCTCCGCCTCCTAAAGGCTCACTGATTGAGGGTCAGAATCCTCTGGGAATGTGGGCTATGAAGTTGCCTTCCGCTGACACAGTGGTCCTGAAGAGAACTCTATCAACCTTGACTGAGCATCCTGAGGGCCTTCCTGGTGCAGAAGAAACCCCAGAGTACGCTGAACACAGGAAGAAGTTCTGGTCTTCTGTCAAACCTGCCCATTTCGGAGTGAAGATCGCCTCCAGATCCCTGATGATGCTCGTGCGCTTCATCTTCACTGGAATCTTCATTGGCCTGCTCGCCAACTTCTCCTTTGGCAGGTCCCTCCTGCTGAAGTACCCTGAGTTTTTCTCCACTGGGATGTTCAGGAGAGCCGGGCCGACTGAGGAAGAGGTGAAGAGCGCCTCGTTCAAGATGTGGTTTGTCGGGCACGGCTACAGCAACGTGGATAGCTCGTTGGAGCTCGGAAGAAGCAAGCCGGACAAGGAGGTGATCACCAAGGTTTCGGGACCTGAGATCGGTTACATCACAACTCCGATCGTGCTGGTGCAGTGCGCCCTCGTCCTGCTGAGCCAGCGTGCCAACCTGCCCAAGGGCGGCGTGTACACGCCGGGTGCCGTCTTCGGCCCTACCGACCTCCGGCAGCGCCTCCAGGAGAACGGGCTGTCATTCGAGGTTAACGCGACTAGGGCCATGCGCTGA